A genomic segment from Spinacia oleracea cultivar Varoflay chromosome 3, BTI_SOV_V1, whole genome shotgun sequence encodes:
- the LOC110800966 gene encoding uncharacterized protein yields the protein MARKTSAKSQVNKHGNGTGKPRGPSSDSQALKTRSLDEVLGVEAINFGLENEVLTPKSSLKQLQVQSEVRHSFNEFMEVIHGSHSQARSGARSNVDVGMIFVPILQPFDDEIVVDNNFDEESVLAEDTIAPVQIELDDIQSEIDFWNSTVVCYIVGANPPINVMEGFVRRIWGSLKVDKVVLVKKGVYLVRFLSMESRDKVLKGHYFFDNKPLIVKPWDQDVDMEKEVVQVVPIWIQLKLNFKYWSEKAIFKLVSQLGKPIKRDYATTCRDKIQFARVMVEVPMAESLPDHIYFMNEHGEKIKTGKSRKVWVQKQKQGDAQPQQVVKPVIEVDQEGFQRALRPIRVRFDSVEPTHVTNPFDIMQNEGITENDDTMPGGEDEVRRFIQQFDIGLVGLLEHKVKGTNLGKLYQRVFTNWCFTGNVSFHKGGRIVVAWKPSSFTVSILAVTAQFIHCHVIPMSGKNGFYCTFVYAFNESRQRLELWRDLKSLNTQEPWIMCGDFNYVMTSEERIGAPVRQTEIADINECMHDCCMEDVKCVGNMFTWNNKQQGSARVFSKLDRVLANPVWQNVYKDAEVCFMSEGEFDHSPGLLTVYLRVASGRKPFRYFTMWKTAPTFNSIIQDVWSEQIIGSKMYVLVSKLKKIKSALKELNKTAFTDIQAADIKAHQVLIEA from the exons ATGGCAAGGAAAACTAGTGCAAAATCTCAGGTAAACAAGCATGGAAATGGAACTGGAAAACCTCGAGGACCTTCTTCAGATTCGCAAGCTCTTAAAACGCGCTCGTTGGATGAAGTATTGGGAGTAGAGGCGATCAATTTTGGATTGGAGAATGAGGTTCTCACTCCAAAATCGTCATTGAAGCAGCTTCAAGTTCAATCAGAGGTTCGACATTCTTTTAATGAGTTCATGGAGGTCATACATGGATCGCATAGTCAAGCTCGCTCAGGTGCTCGTTCTAATGTCGATGTGGGTATGATCTTTGTTCCTATTTTACAGCCTTTTGATGATGAAATAGTAGTTGATAATAATTTTGATGAGGAATCTGTGTTAGCTGAGGATACTATTGCACCAGTTCAGATTGAATTGGATGATATTCAAAGTGAGATTGATTTTTGGAACTCTACTGTTGTATGCTATATTGTGGGTGCCAATCCCCCAATTAATGTGATGGAGGGTTTTGTTAGGAGGATTTGGGGTAGTCTGAAAGTGGATAAGGTGGTGCTGGTAAAAAAGGGAGTATATCTGGTGAGATTTTTATCCATGGAATCGAGAGATAAGGTGCTTAAGGGTCACTATTTTTTTGATAATAAGCCATTGATTGTGAAACCTTGGGATCAGGATGTTGATATGGAAAAGGAGGTGGTGCAGGTTGTTCCAATTTGGATTCAGTTGAAGCTGAATTTTAAATACTGGAGTGAGAAAGCCATTTTCAAGCTAGTGAGTCAATTGGGGAAACCTATAAAGAGAGACTATGCTACAACCTGTAGGGATAAAATCCAGTTTGCTAGAGTAATGGTTGAAGTCCCAATGGCAGAATCTTTACCTGATCACATATATTTCATGAATGAACATGGAGAGAAGATTAAG ACAGGGAAAAGCAGGAAAGTATGGGTTCAGAAACAGAAGCAAGGGGATGCACAACCTCAACAAGTTGTGAAGCCAGTTATTGAGGTGGATCAAGAGGGTTTTCAAAGAGCATTGAGGCCTATTAGAGTTAGATTTGATTCTGTGGAGCCAACACATGTTACAAACCCTTTTGATATTATGCAGAATGAGGGCATAACTGAAAATGATGATACTATGCCAGGTGGAGAA GATGAAGTGAGAAGGTTCATTCAGCAGTTTGATATTGGGTTGGTTGGGCTCCTTGAACACAAGGTGAAGGGTACCAATCTTGGTAAACTTTATCAAAGAGTGTTTACAAACTGGTGTTTTACTGGGAATGTTAGTTTCCATAAAGGTGGCAGGATTGTAGTTGCTTGGAAACCAAGCAGTTTTACTGTGAGTATACTAGCTGTTACAGCTCAATTCATTCATTGCCATGTCATCCCTATGAGTGGTAAAAATGGATTTTATTGTACCTTTGTGTATGCTTTCAATGAGAGTAGGCAGAGATTGGAGTTATGGAGAGATTTAAAGAGTTTGAACACACAGGAACCTTGGATCATGTGTGGTGATTTCAACTATGTCATGACTAGTGAGGAAAGAATTGGTGCTCCTGTGAGGCAAACTGAAATTGCTGATATTAATGAGTGTATGCATGATTGTTGTATGGAAGATGTGAAGTGTGTGGGGAATATGTTCACCTGGAATAATAAGCAGCAGGGTAGTGCTAGAGTATTCTCTAAGCTGGATAGAGTGTTGGCTAATCCAGTTTGGCAGAATGTTTATAAGGATGCAGAGGTGTGTTTTATGAGTGAAGGTGAGTTTGATCACTCCCCTGGACTTCTCACTGTGTATCTAAGGGTTGCAAGTGGAAGGAAGCCATTCAGATACTTCACAATGTGGAAGACAGCTCCAACTTTTAATAGCATCATTCAAGATGTATGGAGTGAACAGATTATTGGAAGCAAGATGTATGTGCTAGTCTCTAAATTAAAGAAGATTAAATCTGCTTTGAAGGAACTCAATAAAACTGCTTTCACTGATATCCAAGCTGCTGATATTAAAGCTCATCAAGTATTGATCGAGGCTTAG